A window of the Cannabis sativa cultivar Pink pepper isolate KNU-18-1 chromosome X, ASM2916894v1, whole genome shotgun sequence genome harbors these coding sequences:
- the LOC133032672 gene encoding uncharacterized protein LOC133032672, translating to MHWTLVVVAPKKIIHLNPLKGRPIPEEIEQMIGRAFMYIGDAHQYLGPWQGISQANCPRQPKSQECGFYVLKYITDIVARANPNRYIEDQKAFGGKKQYDPKTEILPLQRKWIEQLMAVIHGDD from the exons atgcattggacgctagtggtggttgcgccaaagaaaattatccatttaaaccctctaaaaggccgcccaattcccgaagaaatagaacaaatgatcggaag ggcattcatgtatataggggacgcacatcagtatcttggcccgtggcaaggaatttcacaagcaaactgtccaagacaacctaaaagccaagaatgcggtttttatgttttgaaatatatcactgacatcgtcgcacgtgccaaccccaaccgttacatagaagatcaaaaagct tttgggggtaagaagcaatacgatccaaaaacagaaattttaccactacagcgaaagtggatcgaacaattgatggcggtgattcacggtgacgattga